The DNA region AGTTGTATTTGTAACCAAGTTTATCACCGGTTTTAGTTTCGGCGTATAGCTTATCAGCCATCTGGTTGCTTTCGTATATCCACTGGCTCATTGGCGCTTTTTGTAATTCGGTGCGCTGAGCGGCTGTTGTGTGGTTTATCATCGCGGTATACTCGGTGTAGCTTAATTGCTGAAGGTCAATCAGCTCGCTGTCCCAAACCGAGTGCAGGTTGCTGTCTTTACCAAACCATTGTACCTTTACATCGTTACCTCCCTTATCACTCAGGTGACCGGTGTGCAGCGGCTGGTGCACATCCTCAACAATATGGATCAGCATGCGCAGGTAAAGCAGCTTGTTGGTTTTGGTAGTAGTTTTCTTTTTAAGTTCGGCCACCAGGAAATTCATCTTGGTATAGGCATCGGTAATCGTGTCGGCCTTTAAATAAGCCTGCAGGTCCGGATAGCTGTAAGCTTTTTCCAGGTTGATAAAATGCCAGTTATACAGGTAATTGTAAGTTGGGTCTGATTTAATAAAATCGGCCCAGTTGCTGGTGATGGCTATCGACTCATTACCCAAAATAGCTTGAATAGCTTTGCGGGCTTTTGGTGTTAGGTAGCTATCGGCTATCTGCCCGCAAATGCGGTGACCATTAGTGCCCCAGGCCATGCTTTGCAGTGGGATATAAAATATCGCCACCAGCAATAAAAGTTTTTTTAAGGTTTGTGTTTTCATTACAATGGTTTTGGAATGCAGCTCGTTCTTTTTATTAAATGTGCGTTAATAGGTATTACGTTGGATGTGCTTATAAACCTGATCAGCGAATCGCCTTGCTTATGAACCTTAAAATATTCTTCATAATCGCCAAACCTGAAACAGCCCTGTTCATTTTTATACGAGCCATCGGCATTACAAAACTGCCCTTTGATATGCAGGGTGTCCTGCCTTTGCGAATAAGTTCCCCGGATATACTCATCCCAGTGGCCTTTGCTCATACAGGTATCAGCTCCGTAGTTAACCTTGCTAACGGTACTGATCTTCAAAAGAAATGAATCACAGCTGAATTTAATATCATATAGCGAATAGGTTACCAGGCTTTTTTGCGCAGGTATTGAGTCCTGTTTCCACTCTCCCTGTAAATAGCCCTCACCGGGTGTTTGCTTATCCGGGTTCATGGTACAAGAGCTGAAAGCTGAAAGCAGAAGGCTGAAAGCTATGAGGCGAAAGACTTTTTTTAAGCTAAAAGCTAAAAGCGGAAAGCCCAAAGCGAAAGGCTTAAAGCAGAAAGATAAAAAGCGAAAGCTATAGCGTTTTTGCATAAGCGAAAAATAAAAAAGCCCCTCTCCATCCGGAGAGGGGTTTGGGGTGAGGCTTATTTCAAATTGCCTATCATATTTTCGGGGCGAACCCACTCGTCAAACTGTTCGTTGGTTAGTAAGCCTAAACCAATAGCAGCTTCGCGCAGTGAACTGCCGTTTTTAAGTGCTGTTTTAGCAATTTTTGCCGCGTTTTCGTAGCCGATGTGCGGGTTAAGCGCAGTTACCAGCATTAACGAGTTTTCAAGGTGTTTTTTGATGCCATCATAATTAGGCTCAATGCCTACAGCGCAATGATCATTGAACGACACGCAGGCATCACCAATTAACCTTGCCGATTGCAGGAAGTTTGCCGCCATAACCGGTTTAAATACATTCAGCTCGTAATGGCCGTTTGAACCACCGATTGAGATAGCCACATCATTACCCATAACCTGTGCAGCTACCATGGTAACAGCTTCGTTTTGGGTTGGGTTAACTTTACCCGGCATAATAGATGAACCCGGCTCATTATCCGGAATGTGAATCTCCCCAATGCCCGAACGCGGACCGGAAGCCAGCATCCTGATATCATTAGCAATCTTCATTAATGAAACCGCGATCTGTTTCAAAGCGCCATGACTTTCTACAATGGCATCGTGAGCGGCAAGGGCTTCAAATTTATTTTCGGCTGTGATGAATGGCAAGCCGGTAAACTGAGCAATGTACTCAGCAACTTTTACATCATAACCTTTAGGTGTGTTAATGCCTGTACCTACAGCGGTACCGCCAAGGGCAAGTTCTGAAAGGTGATCAAGCGTATTGCGCAATGCTTTTAAGCCGTGGTTCAATTGCGATACATAGCCTGAAAACTCCTGGCCTAAAGTAAGCGGGGTAGCATCCATTAAATGGGTACGACCGATTTTTACTACTGATTTGAAAGCTTCAACCTTAGCCTGCAAGGTATCGCGCAGTTTCTCGATGCCCGGGATAGTTACATCAATCAGGATCTTGTATGCCGCGATGTGCATAGCTGTTGGGTAAGTATCGTTTGATGATTGTGATTTATTCACGTCATCATTAGGGTGAATAAAGGTTTTGCCTTCGCCCAGTTTATTGCCTTGTAATACGTGTGCACGGTTAGCAACAACCTCGTTCACGTTCATGTTTGATTGCGTGCCCGAGCCTGTTTGCCAGATCACCAGCGGAAACTCCGAAGCAAGTTTGCCTGCCAGGATCTCATCGCACACCTGTGCAATCAGGTCGCGTTTTTCGGCCGGTAAAACACCTAAATCGGTATTGGTAAAAGCGGCAGCCTTTTTCAGGTACGCGAAAGCGTCGATAATTTCCTTTGGCATTGATGCTTCCGGACCAATTTTAAAATTGTTGCGTGAGCGTTCGGTTTGTGCTCCCCAGTATTTGTCGGCAGGTACCTGTACCTCGCCCATGGTATCGTGTTCGGTTCTGAAACTCATGGTATTAAATTTTGCAGGGGCAAAGTTATGTTTTTATATGATGCGGGGGAATGCAGGGTGTAAACTTTTTGATAGGATAAATATATAAAGCCAAGCACAGGGAAACTGCTTTTAACCACATACGAATTGAAAAACAATAAATGAAAATTTTTCACACTAATTTTTACGTATTAATCGAATTACACGAATTGAATCAATTTAAGATTCGTGTAATTCGATTAATTGTGGAGCGCTTGCAAAGCATTTGTGTTGAAATTTTTCAGCATGAGATTAGTAATAAAGAGCGAATTATTTTAAATGCTCTTTCCCTGTAGCCAAGCACAGGGAAAGAGCATTGCGATTTTTACTATGCCGGTTTAAAAATTGACATAAAAATCCTAACAATCCCAAAATCCTAAAAATCATGGTTCAGATATGGGCGATGCCTCCGGCCTGGCTTTCCGCTCATACGCCTGCAGGCATTATGCTCGTGGGCCGGTATCCGCTTCAATCCCTAACGCAAATTGGGGTTCAATTGAGCAGTTCTATTTATTAAATCATGGCTACCACTTCACATCCTCAATTTTCACAACCTTGTAATCAAAGCCCAACCTTTTAGCGTTCTGTTCAACAGTTTGATCAAAACCGGCTTGCTTACGGCGTTCATTTACACCTGCCGCGTCTTTTATCGGCCAAACATAATAGCCAACTTTTTGACCGTTGCGCAATGGCTTAGATGTAGCCTGCGAACCGTAGATTTGCTCTTTACCTTCATACATCAGCTGCCTGTCGAGCATCATGGCGTACAACCTGAAAGGCAGTTCTTTGTTTTCGGCAGCGGTTTTCATGAGGGGCATGTACTGATTTATTTTAGGTGAGTGCTGGATCACGTACCAGGCTGCCTCATTGGTTGGTTCGCCAACAAGCGATTTGCCGGGATAGCCGTATTTTGCAAATACACCTTCAATAAAAAGGAGGTTAGTTGAATCGGCCTGGCTTTGGAGTTTCCAATAATAACCGATAGCTGCTTCAGGTTTCACCGGTAATGTTTTTAACAACGAATCTTTTTTATTGGGATCCATTAAGTAGGTTAATGTCTCCCGATATTTCTGATCAAGAACCAGCACACTATCAAGCTGCCTCTTCAAAACAGGGTTAAGCTTTTGCTGCGCAGATGCAGTGGCTGATGATAAAAGCAACAAAGCGATGATCAGGTTTTTCATGGTAAATAAGGTTTAAGCAAATAAACGCAAAAGTCTGTATCACAAGTATAAGCTATCCGCCTTTTCAAACAATTTTTTATTGCATTCGGTGGCACCTAACGAATAATTGAATCGCGAAAGTGCATACAGCAGCGGCAATTTGGCCGGCGCTATTTCGTTTTGCTGCAGATCAGTGAGCCAGTCGGCTCCGTCAAACTCCGTACGATATTTTTTTTCGAGACGTTCATAGATCCTGTAGGCATCGTCATGATCAAGCCACTCGGGCTTGATATACAAGCCGGTTAAGTCGCCCATTTTTTTGCGCTCTTCTGCTTCTGCAGTATCGGCGCTGCCAAATACAAAATAAAAATACAACCACAAGGCCAGGCCAATGGCCCCGATTAACAAAGCGGTTGAATCCCTTTCGCTAAAAAAGAAGATGAAAGCAATAAAGGCTATGATCACCGAAAGCATGCGCGCATAGCCGGCAATGATGCTTTGATGGTTGAGCGGAATATTAAACCCGTTGCGGCTTCGCCAGGCCGACCGGGTTACCAGCATGGAGCTGGTTGGGAACAACGGAATGCCAATAACCACAAATTTGGTCTCTATCCACTGCCCGTTAACCTCATGCACTTTGCCCAAAAACAATGATCCTATTAACATATCAGGTATAATTTAGTCGCGTTATTATAAACCACAACTTATAAAAGTGCTTTTAAACAAATGTTAAATATTTATTAAAAACTAAATATTAATAAATAGCACCCCCATCACTTTCTGGTTTTTATTTTACAAATAAGAAAATCAAACTTAATTAACTAAAAAATGTTAACTGTAAAAACAAATACATAAACACTACTATGAAAAAGTTAAGTTTAATTGCAATGATGGCCCTGGCGGCATTATCATTCCAGGCCTGTAATGGCGGAGCAAAAAGCGGCAGCGGCGACAGCACAGCAGCTGCAACAACTGACACTGCCGACAGTGCCAACAAAGTAAAAGACACAACTACCACCGGTGCTACAGGCATTGCCGTTACCGCCGATGATGCAAAATTTGCAACTGAAGCGGCCAATGCCGGCTTAGCCGAAGTTGCTGTTGGCCAGTTGGCCAGCGAAAAGGCAACCAATGCCAAAGTAAAAGATTTTGCTAAAATGATGGTTACTGACCACAGCAAAGCAAACGACGAACTAATGGCCATAGCCAAAACTAAAAACATTACCCTGCCATCGGCACCTGATGATGAGCATCAGAAAATGAAAGCCGACCTGGCAGCCAAATCAGGCGCTGATTTTGACAAGGACTACGTTGATGCCATGGTTAAAGGCCATAAAAAAGTTGAATCACTGTTTGAAGATGCTTCAAAAAATTGCAAAGATGCCGACCTTAAAGCCTTTGCAGCTAAAACATTACCTGTTATCCAACACCATTTAGCCGAAATTGAAGCTATTCAAAAAGGCATGAAGTAATCAGCTATTGATTAATTCAAGACAGAAAAAGGGAGATGTAACAATCTCCCTTTTTCTGTTTAATTCCCTTGTACAGGTGTGGCTAAAACGATACTTTTAACACAGCAAAATCTATTTTAATATGTCGAAACCAATAGTAACCGGCCTCATGGCCTATGGAATGTCGGGCAGGATTTTTCATGCCCCGTTTTTAACTACCAATCCGGGCTTTACTTTTAAGGCCCTGGTTGAGCGCCATGAAAAAAAAGCCGGCAAAAAATACCCGGATGTGATGAGTTATGATAGCATCGACCAACTGCTTAACGACGATGAAATAGAGCTCATCATCGTTAATACCCCTAACAACACCCACTTTGATTATGCTGTACAAGCTCTAAATGCCGGTAAACATGTACTGATTGAGAAGCCCGCAGCTGTAACCTCAAGCGAGGTGAAAGCGCTGTATGATCTGGGTAAAAAGCTTGATTTGAAAGTGATGATCTATCAAAACCGCCGGTATGACAGCGGTTTCCTTTCGGTAAAGGAGGTGATTGAAAGCGGCAGGTTAGGTGAGTTGATCGAGGTTCATTTCAGGCTGGACAGGTACCGCATGGCCATCGGTGCAAAACAATTCAAGGAAACGGCGGGCGTTCCGGGCGGCGGCCTTACCTATGACCTTGGCGCCCATTTGGTTGATAATGCCATCAGTATTTTCGGCAGGCCGTTGAGCTATGAAAAAACCACCGCTGTATTCAGGCCAAACTCGCAGGTTGATGATTATTTCAAT from Mucilaginibacter sp. SJ includes:
- a CDS encoding DUF4142 domain-containing protein, whose protein sequence is MKKLSLIAMMALAALSFQACNGGAKSGSGDSTAAATTDTADSANKVKDTTTTGATGIAVTADDAKFATEAANAGLAEVAVGQLASEKATNAKVKDFAKMMVTDHSKANDELMAIAKTKNITLPSAPDDEHQKMKADLAAKSGADFDKDYVDAMVKGHKKVESLFEDASKNCKDADLKAFAAKTLPVIQHHLAEIEAIQKGMK
- a CDS encoding Gfo/Idh/MocA family oxidoreductase; its protein translation is MSKPIVTGLMAYGMSGRIFHAPFLTTNPGFTFKALVERHEKKAGKKYPDVMSYDSIDQLLNDDEIELIIVNTPNNTHFDYAVQALNAGKHVLIEKPAAVTSSEVKALYDLGKKLDLKVMIYQNRRYDSGFLSVKEVIESGRLGELIEVHFRLDRYRMAIGAKQFKETAGVPGGGLTYDLGAHLVDNAISIFGRPLSYEKTTAVFRPNSQVDDYFNIHLKYPNQLNVYLTSGLLIAEHTYGFVVHGTLGSFVKMRTDVQEAQLDADMMPTDEGFGIEPEGSDGKLVLMGADGQKTVEWIKSPKGNYNGIFDAVYHTVRENALFPVTEEHIAWQIELLES
- the fumC gene encoding class II fumarate hydratase, which produces MSFRTEHDTMGEVQVPADKYWGAQTERSRNNFKIGPEASMPKEIIDAFAYLKKAAAFTNTDLGVLPAEKRDLIAQVCDEILAGKLASEFPLVIWQTGSGTQSNMNVNEVVANRAHVLQGNKLGEGKTFIHPNDDVNKSQSSNDTYPTAMHIAAYKILIDVTIPGIEKLRDTLQAKVEAFKSVVKIGRTHLMDATPLTLGQEFSGYVSQLNHGLKALRNTLDHLSELALGGTAVGTGINTPKGYDVKVAEYIAQFTGLPFITAENKFEALAAHDAIVESHGALKQIAVSLMKIANDIRMLASGPRSGIGEIHIPDNEPGSSIMPGKVNPTQNEAVTMVAAQVMGNDVAISIGGSNGHYELNVFKPVMAANFLQSARLIGDACVSFNDHCAVGIEPNYDGIKKHLENSLMLVTALNPHIGYENAAKIAKTALKNGSSLREAAIGLGLLTNEQFDEWVRPENMIGNLK
- a CDS encoding S1/P1 nuclease; translation: MKTQTLKKLLLLVAIFYIPLQSMAWGTNGHRICGQIADSYLTPKARKAIQAILGNESIAITSNWADFIKSDPTYNYLYNWHFINLEKAYSYPDLQAYLKADTITDAYTKMNFLVAELKKKTTTKTNKLLYLRMLIHIVEDVHQPLHTGHLSDKGGNDVKVQWFGKDSNLHSVWDSELIDLQQLSYTEYTAMINHTTAAQRTELQKAPMSQWIYESNQMADKLYAETKTGDKLGYKYNFNHIATLNQQMVKAGVRLAGLLNQIFG
- a CDS encoding DUF6624 domain-containing protein is translated as MKNLIIALLLLSSATASAQQKLNPVLKRQLDSVLVLDQKYRETLTYLMDPNKKDSLLKTLPVKPEAAIGYYWKLQSQADSTNLLFIEGVFAKYGYPGKSLVGEPTNEAAWYVIQHSPKINQYMPLMKTAAENKELPFRLYAMMLDRQLMYEGKEQIYGSQATSKPLRNGQKVGYYVWPIKDAAGVNERRKQAGFDQTVEQNAKRLGFDYKVVKIEDVKW
- a CDS encoding fumarate hydratase → MQKRYSFRFLSFCFKPFALGFPLLAFSLKKVFRLIAFSLLLSAFSSCTMNPDKQTPGEGYLQGEWKQDSIPAQKSLVTYSLYDIKFSCDSFLLKISTVSKVNYGADTCMSKGHWDEYIRGTYSQRQDTLHIKGQFCNADGSYKNEQGCFRFGDYEEYFKVHKQGDSLIRFISTSNVIPINAHLIKRTSCIPKPL